A single genomic interval of Candidatus Nomurabacteria bacterium harbors:
- a CDS encoding glycosyltransferase, translating to MKFKDPAIVVHQLQKWGGAEYELKVLASIFNKCTIYTAWYDDEFREQYFENFVLRSSILQKFPYKEKLDRELIPLHPLAYSTLDLSKHDLVIVLSDGFEKTVRIPERIPSILIALTPPRFLWMETRSINSLPSFSYKVYDNFLKNPLQSLWRKWDLNSVKQYRYLISISDEVRKRVAKVYNRSSDVVYPPVEINKMKFNRNTQSREDWYLYFGRVESYKGVELAIRAVAEGHFRLKIAGSGSDLERLRSLVDELGVRHLVGFLGFVSEKQKRELLYKCKALIFPVKDEDFGIIPIEANASGAPVIAYAGGGVLETIKEGVSGVFFREYSPRALIDTIKDFEKMSFDPNLCRSQAVQFSRDRFENKLKAYLRGIS from the coding sequence ATGAAATTTAAGGATCCAGCCATCGTAGTACATCAACTTCAAAAGTGGGGTGGAGCTGAATATGAACTTAAAGTTCTGGCATCGATATTTAATAAGTGTACAATCTATACTGCTTGGTATGATGATGAATTCAGAGAGCAGTATTTTGAAAATTTTGTTCTTCGATCTTCGATACTTCAAAAATTCCCATATAAAGAAAAACTAGATCGAGAGCTGATTCCCTTGCACCCTCTGGCGTATAGTACATTAGACCTTTCTAAGCACGATCTTGTAATAGTGCTTTCTGACGGATTCGAGAAAACCGTTAGAATACCTGAACGTATCCCTTCTATTCTTATAGCACTCACTCCCCCTAGGTTTCTATGGATGGAAACAAGATCGATCAACTCTTTACCATCATTCAGCTACAAGGTCTACGACAATTTCTTAAAAAATCCTTTGCAGAGCTTGTGGCGAAAGTGGGATCTGAATTCAGTGAAACAGTACAGGTATCTGATCTCAATATCAGATGAGGTAAGAAAACGTGTAGCAAAAGTATATAATCGTTCTTCTGATGTCGTTTATCCTCCTGTGGAAATTAACAAAATGAAATTCAATCGGAACACCCAAAGCCGTGAGGATTGGTATCTGTATTTTGGTCGAGTAGAGAGTTATAAGGGTGTAGAGTTAGCTATCCGAGCTGTTGCAGAGGGGCATTTCAGATTGAAGATAGCTGGGAGTGGAAGTGATCTAGAGCGACTGAGGTCTTTGGTTGATGAATTAGGTGTACGTCATCTTGTCGGTTTTTTAGGGTTTGTGAGTGAGAAGCAGAAGAGGGAATTGCTGTACAAGTGTAAAGCATTGATCTTCCCTGTAAAAGATGAGGATTTTGGGATAATTCCAATAGAAGCCAATGCTTCCGGAGCTCCTGTAATTGCGTATGCCGGTGGAGGTGTACTAGAAACGATCAAAGAAGGTGTGTCTGGGGTGTTTTTTAGAGAGTATTCACCGAGAGCACTTATAGATACCATAAAGGATTTTGAGAAGATGAGTTTTGATCCGAATTTATGTCGCTCTCAAGCGGTTCAATTTTCTAGAGATAGATTTGAAAATAAGCTGAAGGCATACCTGCGTGGCATTAGTTAA
- a CDS encoding glycosyltransferase, translating into MSKRTDPLKVAIVVDSLAMPGGADRMVFSILSIFPTAKIYTTVYFRENYKHDRWKFQNSIETSFIQDIPFSRRFYRHLNILSPVAIEGFDLDGVDLVISLSAGVAKGVITGLKQPHIGIILTPPRSLWDHEDNFRGSILARAYRSVSPFVKTYLRLWDQSAIKRVDRLISISKYIQNKVQHVYHRDSSVIYPGISKYWFDTGNAKIPTSINEQFYLVVSRLYDYKRVDMAIRAANEEDRRLLIVGDGPERERLKRLAGSRVEMLGWQPDEVVRDLYKNADALLFCGVEDFGYVPVEAMASGCPVLAYNEGGVTETVVSGQTGYFFNDQNELNELVRNIGYRNRMDQKRIVARAKEYTEERFLERLVDFIKESIDEI; encoded by the coding sequence ATGTCTAAGAGAACGGATCCTCTGAAAGTAGCGATAGTTGTTGATTCCCTCGCCATGCCAGGGGGTGCTGATAGAATGGTGTTTTCCATCTTATCGATCTTTCCTACTGCAAAGATCTATACAACTGTATACTTCAGAGAGAATTACAAGCATGATCGCTGGAAATTTCAGAACTCTATAGAAACGAGCTTTATTCAAGATATCCCATTTTCACGGCGATTCTATCGTCACTTAAATATCCTTTCGCCAGTAGCTATCGAAGGATTCGATCTTGATGGCGTAGATCTTGTGATCTCACTCTCTGCTGGTGTTGCTAAGGGAGTTATCACAGGTTTAAAACAGCCCCACATAGGGATCATCCTCACACCTCCACGTTCCTTATGGGATCATGAGGATAACTTTCGCGGTTCCATACTCGCACGAGCGTATCGCAGTGTCTCACCATTTGTTAAGACCTACCTTAGACTTTGGGATCAATCAGCAATAAAGCGTGTAGATAGATTGATCTCGATCTCCAAGTATATTCAAAATAAGGTACAACATGTGTATCATAGAGACTCATCTGTCATATATCCCGGGATATCAAAATATTGGTTCGATACCGGAAATGCAAAGATCCCTACAAGCATTAATGAACAATTTTATCTTGTGGTTTCGAGGTTATATGACTATAAAAGGGTCGATATGGCGATCAGAGCAGCAAACGAGGAGGATAGGCGACTTCTCATAGTAGGTGATGGACCAGAAAGAGAGCGATTGAAGAGGTTGGCAGGCAGTAGGGTCGAAATGCTTGGATGGCAACCCGATGAGGTAGTAAGGGATCTGTATAAAAATGCTGATGCACTTCTTTTTTGTGGGGTGGAAGATTTCGGATATGTTCCTGTTGAGGCTATGGCATCTGGTTGTCCCGTTTTAGCATATAATGAAGGAGGAGTTACTGAGACTGTTGTTTCTGGTCAGACAGGATACTTTTTTAATGATCAGAATGAATTGAATGAGTTGGTAAGAAATATCGGATATAGAAATCGAATGGATCAGAAAAGGATCGTTGCCAGAGCAAAGGAGTATACTGAGGAGAGGTTTCTTGAGAGGTTAGTTGATTTCATTAAGGAATCTATTGATGAAATTTAA